Genomic window (Streptomyces yatensis):
CAGCAGACGTGCGGCCTCCGCGTGCTCCCCCGCTTCCCCGAGCTTCAAGGCGTGTCGGCGGCGGCGGCGCAGCGCGCGGGGACGGGCGGGCTGGGGCAGGCGCGCGGGGTCCTCGGTGAAGCCGGTTGTCCGGCCCGTTGGTTCGGGGGCGTCCCGTTGGGGTGTGGTGATCGTGGGCGCGGAATGGAGGAGGGGCGGCGTGAGGACGTGCTCGGTGTAGCGCGCGGTGGCGGGGGTGGCGTGTGTGTCGATGAGGGTGGTCACGGCCTCCGGCCAGAGCGGGGTGAAAGGGAAGTCGTCGGGCGCGTCCCAGTGTGCGGCGATCTGTTCGAGGAGTTGCGCGGTGGTGGGGCGGTCGGCCGGCTTCTTCGCCAGGCACGCGATGACCAGGGCGCGTACCGGGTCCGGCAGCCCGTCCAGCCGTGGCTCTCCGGTGACGACGCGGTGCAGGATGCCCAGCGGCGGGCCCTGGCCGAAAGGTTCGCTGCCGCTGGCGGCGAAGGCGAGCACGGCGCCGAGCGAGAAGACGTCGCCGGCCAGACCCACCGGCTGGTCCTCCACCTGCTCCGGCGACATGAACCCCGCGGTGCCGATCGTCGTGCCGGTCCCGGTCAGCGCGGTGCTGTCCATCGCCCGGGCGATCCCGAAGTCGATCACGCGCGGGCCGTCCGCGGCCAGCAGCACGTTCGACGGCTTGAGATCGCGGTGGAGCAGGCCCTCGGCGTGGATGGCCTGCAATGCCTCGACCAGCCCCGCCGCCAGCGGCCACAGCGCGTCCTCCGGCAGCGGGCCGGCCGTGGCTACGGCCTCGGCCAGGGACGGCCCCGGAATGTAGACCGTCGCGATCCACGGCGGATCATCCTCCGGGCCCGCCGCCACG
Coding sequences:
- a CDS encoding protein kinase domain-containing protein, giving the protein MEPLGAGDPVRVSDFVLRGRLGAGGMGKVFLGRSPGGRAVAVKIVHPHLAVQPKFRRRFQREVTAARAVSGAFTAPVVAAGPEDDPPWIATVYIPGPSLAEAVATAGPLPEDALWPLAAGLVEALQAIHAEGLLHRDLKPSNVLLAADGPRVIDFGIARAMDSTALTGTGTTIGTAGFMSPEQVEDQPVGLAGDVFSLGAVLAFAASGSEPFGQGPPLGILHRVVTGEPRLDGLPDPVRALVIACLAKKPADRPTTAQLLEQIAAHWDAPDDFPFTPLWPEAVTTLIDTHATPATARYTEHVLTPPLLHSAPTITTPQRDAPEPTGRTTGFTEDPARLPQPARPRALRRRRRHALKLGEAGEHAEAARLLAEVVADSARVLGPDHPDTLGNRGNHASELGAAGEHAEAARLFAELAADRARVLGPDHPDTLSARFLHATNLGEAGDHAEAARLLAEVVADRARVLGADHHHALAARRRHAGFVGEAGDHAESARLHAELAADRARVLGADHYDTLLSRHLHAWELGEAGEHAEAARLYAEIAVDSARVLGPDHPDTLSARSFSDRWSE